The genomic window CATCGCTGTAGACATTTAGAAACTTATCTAATCTCGGAACAGGTTGCTGATGAAAGACAGGACAAGCAGAAAGGAAAGTCTCCTAGAGCTAGAAGAGTTGTAACTGCAATTAGAGGAGACACACGGTGATGCTAGAAGTACATATTTCATCCATCACAATGCTTGCTTTTGTTCAATCAGGGTTTGGTGCTCTTCCTTGAtgaatacaaatacaaatacaaatacgTCTACACACACACCTTGTCGGTACATATATAAAACTGTCGGAGATAAGCACGTATGTTCCCTAACCTTGAAGTAGGACTGTTGATCTTATAGTTGCTCACCAAGTGTAGAGCTTAGCTTTAGTTTGTGTTGTCCAAGCTCTAGGGTTGTGTCGGTTTTCAGCCAGCGAGAGCGTAGACATTATGGATGAAGTGTACAGTGAACTGCTAGTTCTTTAGAgatagggttttttattttatttttcctgttaAAAGCTTTGGAATTAGGAGTTAATGctttaatgaattttaatatacCTTCAAGGAGTGATAAAATCCAAGACAAGAATTTAAAGCTTCGGCATATATGCTAAGGAAAAGAGCACTGTTAACTGAAAATGTTCTTACGCCTCAAATCCAGAGCTTTCCCTTTATTGGTGCTCGGTATCTCTTCCTTGGGCACATTCCAGCAATGGAAATTCTCTCTGTAAGCCCCAGGAAAAATTCCCCAGCTCTTGACAGATGAGAACTGATGGTGGAAGAATTTTATGTCGagaatatattaaatgaaaCGCATATATATGAGAAAGTACATATCATCTCAAGGAAAAGAACTGATCGATTGTTTGGAGATTTGTTTTCAGCGCCCTAAAATCCTAGAAATTGTGCGATGCTCTTAATTAATGACTacaaggtgtgtgtgtgtgtgtgtgtaaaagagagacaattaaaaaatatttttttaatgggagagaatttttattttttggtgggattaaatatgattttttctctaCTTTTTGCGCTTGTCTTTCCTATGTTGTAAATCTCTCCGTATTTAATGTTaagcaacataatttttttcataaaatccCATCCTAACTGAAAATCGAAACCCAATTTCGTAACACATTTAGCTATTGCGTTTATGAGATTTGCTAATGAAACATAAGATATCCATTcaatggttaatttttttcggTAAATGAATTATGCAAGACCGTAAAATTAGCATCACTCTTCCCATCTTGGCCTTTGGCATGTACAAAAATACCGATAACTGGGAAATATAAATATTCCAGGTCCCAAAATCCCACGCCTAAAACGTTCAAATTTTGCCAACCAGGGTGCCTGCACGGGTCTCAGGCCAATTAAAAGTAGCACAGAACTCCATGAAAACTTGAGAAGGGCATGCGATTAGAGGTTCACTTCTTTGGCAAAGCCAGAGCCAAAAGAAGAGAATTTATGCCAAAAAACGAATACCATGAACGTGTAAACTGCAAGAGAACAAAAGAGTTGATTCCAACACAAATCTTGCCTTTATTCTCCAAATCAGTAGCTTCCATGAGCATCTATGTCCTACTCAAATAGTGTAAACTAAAAATAATGCTGCACTATCAAAATTCGAATCTTTCTCTATCGACTACTGTAGTTTACATGCTTAAAAGTACTTCATATCAGTATTTATTACCCACACGAGGCCTTGAAGATTTCCCTAAGGATCCTGTAATGGAAGGCTTGAGAAAATCCCTCAAATCTTATGGTACTCAGGCTAAGCAACAACCAGAGCacctagaaaaagaaaaacaagctcTACTCCACCATGGCAGAGATTGTCACATTGCCCAGTTCTCTGGTTCGTTTGGCCAGGATGAGGAAGTTATTGTCAACGTCGACAATATTGTTGATGTTTCTGACAAAGAAACCACTATTGCTTCAAAATCCTGCAGTGGAAGTCCAAGCAGGAAAGCTACAGGGTCAGCAAATAAATTCAAAGTGTCGTTTGAGGACGTAATTCATGAAGCTGTCCGGGAAAGAAGCAAGGACTCGCACCAACCATCTTTCAGTGCTCTTGAGCAAAATTCATGGAGGTTAGTCGTGAACAAGGCGAAGTCCAGATTGATAGACCAGCCTGAGGAACACTATCAAAGAACTGAGAGAACGGTGAACTCTGATGGAGCTTTGGGTGAAGAAGATGACGATGAAGACATCCCAGAAGAATATAGGAACATAAAACATAACACGTTGATAATGCTGCAATGGGTGAGTCTTGTTTTAATCATAGCAGCTTTAGTTTGTAGTCTGTCCATTCCTGTATTAAAGAGGCAAACATTGTGGGATCTTTCACTATGGAAATGGGAGATAATGGTTTTGGCACTTATCTCTGGTCGTTTGGTGTCTGGTTGGGGAATTAAGCTTGTTGTTATCTTCATCGAAAGCAATTTTCTTTTGCGGAAACGGGTTCTGTATTTCGTTTATGGGTTGAGGAGGGCCGTTCAGAATTGCCTCTGGTTGGGTTTGGTCTTGCTTATTTGGCACTTGACTTTTGATGACAAGGTTGagaagagcaagagcaagatatTGCTTTATGGGACCAAGATTCTGGTGTGTTTCTTTATAGGAACATTAATATGGCTTTTGAAAACCCTCCTTGTTAAGGTTCTTGCTTCATCCTTCCATGTCAATGCGTTCTTCGAACGAATCCAGGAGGCTCTGTACAATCAATATGTAATCGAGTCACTCTCTGGTTCTCCATTCCCTGAATGGCGAAGCACCAAGGAAGAGGTAGGGGCGGTCACCGGGGTTCAGCAAATAAGAAATTCCGGGCCTGCCAGTCCCGGTCCTGGTGATTTCAAGGAAACTCTCCTTGCAAAGGAAGGTCGTGGAAAGCTACAAAGATGCACCACGGTTGGGAAGAAACCTAGATTTTCTAACAGAACGCCTAACAAGAAAGATGAAGAGATTCCAATTGACAAGATGCAAAAGCTAAACCATATGAATATATCAGCTTGGAATATGACGAGGATGATAAATATCGTCCGCCATGGTGCCTTGTCTACTTTAGATGAGCATATACTTGATTCAGACATCAAAGATGACTCTTTACTGCATATCAGAAGTGAGTGCCAAGCAAAAGAGGCAGCCAGGAAAATATTTCAGAAGGTGGCTAAGACAGGAAGCCAGTAAGTTAATTTGCATATTTTCCCTCACTGTCAATCCATATCATCTCCATTCAAGCTGACTGACCATGATGCTGGCATGGATAGATTCAAAGTATTTTCCTTTCTTATGTTTTCCTCCTGATATTTTTTTACGGCCATTCATCTGATGTTTTGAATCTGTATCTTTGTATTAGCCAGATTTACCTTGATGACATGACTCGCTTTATGAATAAAGAAGCAGCATTTAAAGCAATGCATCTCATGGGAATAACACGCGAGGATGAAGGAATAAGCAAGTCATCTCTCAAGTCCTGGCTGGTAGTTAATCTCTAAATTTATTGCTTGGCCTCCTTTGGTCATTGGATATTACTGATTTATTGCTTGCTTTTGGACATGGCCCGTGCtgggttaaaaaaaacttgtatttgattttatcaaatcaaagcAATCTCATAAGCTAATTTGACTAGGTTGTctggattaaaatttaatttgatttttttttagaaaaaaaaaaaccaaaatagcaTGAATTTAActctttcttttaatcttaaaatGTAGCCGTTTTGAATTAATTCGGTCAAACCAGATCAACACTTTCAACCCCTAACCCGAGTCTTCAGCCTAGTCATGTGTCGGGTTAAGATTAATAACTTTTCTTCTTGATGTATTTAAAGAGAACGCAATGAAAGAAACTTCCTTCTTCTGTTGTTTAGGTTAACGCATTCAGAGAGCGAAGAGCACTGGCATTATCTCTCAATGACACAAAAACAGCCGTCGATGAACTTCACAATATGTTGAGCATCCTCGTCAGCGTCATTATTCTGATAATCTGGCTCATTATACTTGGAATTCCTATCTCTCACTTCCTAGTCTTCATAAGTTCCCAGCTTCTGTTGGTGGTGTTCATCTTTGGAAATACTTGCAAGACCGTGTTTGAAGCAATCATATTCTTGTTCATAATGCACCCATTTGACGTGGGTGATCGCTGCGAGATCGATGGAATCCAGGTATACATAGTAATCATGCCAAAGCATCTTTCTCAACATGGCAGTGTTTAACTAGAGTTGACTTATGTTTCTTTGAGCTTCAGCTGAGAGTTGAAGAGATGAATATATTAACGACAGTGTTTTTGAGGAGCGATAACCAGAAGATCGTATATCCCAACAGTGTTCTAGCAAGCAAGCCTATCGGTAACTTCTATCGCAGTCCAGATATGACGGAGGCAATTGATTTCTCTGTCCACATCTCCACTCCGATGGAGAAGATTGCTAGCctgaaagacaaaataaaagggTATGTAATTATGCATGAAGCTCCACCTAGCCTTTTCCTTTTCGTAGTTAGATGCTAGTTCAAGGAAGCCATTTCTGCAACCAATGCAGGTATGTTGAAGGAAACAGTAACCACTGGCATCAAAATCCAATGGTGGTCGTGACAGATGTTGAGGACATGAACAAAATGAAGATGTCACTTTGGGTCACGCACAGGATGAACCATCAGGAAATGGAGGAGAGATGGGTCAGGAGAAATCTTCTCCTAGGAGAAATGATCAAAGTGTTCAAAGAGCTCGATATTGAATATCGCGTGCTGCCCTTGGATGTGAATATCAGAAACATGCCGCCTTTGGTCTCGAACAGGCTGCCCTCAAACTGGACCACTTGTGCCAATTAATCAATAATTGAAGAAAGACAGCATTGGATTGATGAGTTCCCAAGAGGAAAGATGGGATTCCGACTGAAGGTTTCAATAAAGATTGCCCCTACTCAAGGCATGTGAACAACATAAGTAGTTGACTCCATGTAAATTGAATGTAATCGATGTAGTTTGTGAATCATTGCTTTGTGATTAGACTAAATAAGTGCGCAATCTCATGGAGGAACACCTCTGATGTAATGGCGAGGTTTCCAACTATAAGAATGGTGTCTTTCTGCCTAGCAAAGCAAAAAAGGCAATGCTAATACCTTATCTGATGATATTATCAAT from Populus trichocarpa isolate Nisqually-1 chromosome 5, P.trichocarpa_v4.1, whole genome shotgun sequence includes these protein-coding regions:
- the LOC18099695 gene encoding mechanosensitive ion channel protein 6-like, whose protein sequence is MLHYQNSNLSLSTTVVYMLKSTSYQYLLPTRGLEDFPKDPVMEGLRKSLKSYGTQAKQQPEHLEKEKQALLHHGRDCHIAQFSGSFGQDEEVIVNVDNIVDVSDKETTIASKSCSGSPSRKATGSANKFKVSFEDVIHEAVRERSKDSHQPSFSALEQNSWRLVVNKAKSRLIDQPEEHYQRTERTVNSDGALGEEDDDEDIPEEYRNIKHNTLIMLQWVSLVLIIAALVCSLSIPVLKRQTLWDLSLWKWEIMVLALISGRLVSGWGIKLVVIFIESNFLLRKRVLYFVYGLRRAVQNCLWLGLVLLIWHLTFDDKVEKSKSKILLYGTKILVCFFIGTLIWLLKTLLVKVLASSFHVNAFFERIQEALYNQYVIESLSGSPFPEWRSTKEEVGAVTGVQQIRNSGPASPGPGDFKETLLAKEGRGKLQRCTTVGKKPRFSNRTPNKKDEEIPIDKMQKLNHMNISAWNMTRMINIVRHGALSTLDEHILDSDIKDDSLLHIRSECQAKEAARKIFQKVAKTGSHQIYLDDMTRFMNKEAAFKAMHLMGITREDEGISKSSLKSWLVNAFRERRALALSLNDTKTAVDELHNMLSILVSVIILIIWLIILGIPISHFLVFISSQLLLVVFIFGNTCKTVFEAIIFLFIMHPFDVGDRCEIDGIQLRVEEMNILTTVFLRSDNQKIVYPNSVLASKPIGNFYRSPDMTEAIDFSVHISTPMEKIASLKDKIKGYVEGNSNHWHQNPMVVVTDVEDMNKMKMSLWVTHRMNHQEMEERWVRRNLLLGEMIKVFKELDIEYRVLPLDVNIRNMPPLVSNRLPSNWTTCAN